The Flavobacterium johnsoniae genomic sequence TTCCGCTTGTTTTAATTACTTATGTTAGAGCACTTGGGCAACGATTTGATAAACATAGAAAAATAGCTAAAATCACTTTTCCAATTTGGCTTTATGTAGCTGTAACAGGAGTTGTGGTATTTTTAATGATTTCTCCTTACTATGCACACTAAAAATAATATTCAAAAGTCAAAAGTCAAATTTCAAAGTTTTGTTTTTGGAATTTGTTTTTTCTTCATTGGAATTTCAATGAATGCGCAATGTGCGATGTGTCGGGCAGCTTTATCTGGAGATTCTAATATTAAAAAAGCTGAAGCAGTAAACGATGGAATAGTTTATTTAATGGTAATTCCTTATCTATTGGTAGCAGTAATTGGCTATCTGATTTATAAAATGTATACATCTAAAAAGAAAAAAGCAGTGTAATTTTACACTGCTTTTTTTTATTTCAATCCATTTACAGAAACATTGACCGTTCCATTTATTTTGATGAAAGCGATAATGGCCTGATTAGTTAACTGAATTTTATCAAACTGTATATCTTCCATTTTTCCATTTACAAAAACACCTGGCATTGGAGAATAATTTTTCAAGTAACCTGCCATGCTTTTTTTGCCTTCTTCTAAATTGGGTTGAATGGAATATCTGCAGCTTTCTTCCATTTTTCGTAAAATGTATCCTTGTCCGAGCCAGCTTGCAGTTCTCATTAATTTACTTTTGGTATCTAACACATAATCTAGTTTGTCAAAATAAATTTCTTTAGTTTGAGGATTATATTGTGGAAATCCATTTAAGTAAAGTGTTCCGTTTATTGATCCTAAAACATCAAGCGCAATAACCATTTTTCCGTTTTTATGCCAAATCGATACATTTTTCACTGTTACTTTTTTGCTGCCAGATCCAAATTCTTGTCCGGCAAAATTCTTGGTCATAATCTTCGAAGCATCTACATAACTTGAAATTGCGGCAATGTTGGCGGAAATTTGGTTTGGAATTTTCGTAGCAGGTTTTAAAACAATTTTATTTGCATTAAATTTTGATTCCGGTTGTTTGCCAACAATTGTTTCCATGTTGCACTTCATTCCCATGTCTAATAAAAATGAATCGTTTTTAAGTTTGGCATTAGTCGAATAAATTTCGATAGGAACAATTCTTAACCAGCTTTCGTAAGTCTCGCTCATTTGAAAAGGAGTGCAAATTTTTTCGACAGCCTGAAGAACATTCGGTTTGAAATCCATTGATTTTTCAATTGCTTCATCAATTTTCTTTTCTAATTTATTTTTAAAAATAGAAATTGCTGGATTAATTAAATAGGTAATCGGCATATTTTTACCAAAAACGTTCATAGTTGGGCTTTCGCTCCAATCGATAGATTTAAATTCAGTTTTTGTGGTAAGTTTCCAATTTGTCAAAGCAGCTTCGCTAGACAATGTGATAGTTCCATTTAAATTAAACTCTCTAACATCGTACAATTCTACGCCTAGTTTTTTGGTTCCGATTCGATATTTAATATTCGCTTTAAGCGGTAAAATCGTTTTAAGTTTTTTATCTGGATTTGAAGGATCGTTTTGAATTTTGATTGGAGCTTGTTTCCAAATTTTCATTTCGATATCATCATCATCAATCGTATTGTCTTCATAAATCAATCCGTTTAAAACTGCATTGGTTTGGTTTTCAATATCAGTCAATTTTATAGTAATCGGCAGATTGATAAATGAAGGGCTAATGTCGTAAATCAGCGGACTTGCATCGTCTGGTTCTGGCTTTAATGTTTCTAATTTTTGAGAGGAAGAACAGCCTATAAGCAAGATATAGGCAGTAAGTATTGTAATGATTGAAGTAAGTTTCATTAATATGAATTTTTAATACTGGAGTAAAATTACAAAAACATTCATATTTTCTTAAAAAAGTGTAACATTTAGTAAAGATTGAAGTCTTATACAAAAATGCTAACGAAAGTATTAACTTTTTATTATCATAAATTACTTAATAAAAATGTTATTATTGTCTAAAAATTTAACAATACCATGATTGAAATTAAAGATTTACACAAGTCCTACAAAATGGGAAGTTCCGAATTGCACGTATTAAAAGGTATAAATTTTAATATCGAAGAAGGTGAATTAGTTGCAATCATGGGTTCATCTGGTTCTGGTAAATCGACACTCTTAAATATCTTAGGAATTTTGGATGAAGCAGATTCTGGAAGTTATATTTTAGATAAAACACCAATTAAAAAATTAAACGAAACCATTGCTTCAAGATATCGAAACAAATTCTTAGGTTTTGTTTTTCAGTCTTTTAATTTAATCAATTATAAAAGTGCATTAGATAACGTTGCAATGCCTTTATATTATCAAGGTATAAAGAGGAAAGAGCGTTATGAGATTGCCATGAAATATTTAGAAAAAGTGGGTTTAGGAACTCATTCGCATCATTTACCAAGTGAACTTTCTGGAGGACAGAAACAGCGTGTGGCTATAGCTAGAGCATTGGCTTCGAATCCGAAAGTTTTGTTGGCAGATGAGCCTACAGGAGCTCTTGATACGAAAACTTCTTACGAAGTAATGGAACTTATTCAGGGAATTAATGATGAAGGAAAAACAATTCTGATTGTTACACACGAACCTGATATTGCTGCAATGTGCAAAAGAAACGTAGTCCTGAAAGACGGACTTATTATTGACGATAAAAAAGTAGAACAAGTTAGAGCTTCGTCTTATGTTTAATATCGAACGTTGGCAGGAAATATTTGAAGCCATTTCTAAAAACCGTTTAAGAACGTTCTTAACCGGAATTTCTGTGGCTTCGGGAATCTTCATTTTAGTGATTTTACTTGGAGCGGGTAAAGGTCTTCAGAACGGAATTGAAAAACAATTTGAACGTGATGCTGCCGGAATTATTGAAGTTTGGTCTGGAACAACAACTAAAGAGTATAAAGGATTAAATCCTGGACGTCAAATTCAGTTTAGAAATAGCGATTACAATCAATCTGTTCAAAAGTTTGAAGATAAATTAGATTTGAGAGCTTCGACACAGAATTATTGGGGGCAGTCTTTTGCTTATGGTAAAGAATCTGGTAATTATCAGTATCGTGGCGTTAATCCAGATTATGGCGGAATTGAAAATTTAACCATTGTTCAAGGTCGTTATGTAAATGCTAAAGACATAGAAAGTAATGCAAAAGTGGCTGTTATCGGAATGAAATTGAAAACAGATTTGCTTAAAGATAAAAATGCTATCGGAGAAGAAATCTTAATCAATAATATTAGTTTCAAAGTAGTGGGAGTTTTTACCGATCCAGGAGGAGAAAGAGAAGAAACTCGTGCGTATCTGCCATTGACTACTGTTCAGAAAACGTTTGGTGCGGGAGATAAGATTAGCAATTTGTTTTTTACATTAAAAAAGACAGATAACTATGATGAAGCATTGGCGCAATCTGAAAAGTTTACACAAGACTTAAAAAACCTGCTGAAAAGCAAAAACATGGTTGCTCCTGAAGATGATAGTGGTATTGGTGCGTATAATTCTGTTAAAGATGCCAAACAGTTTTATGACTTGAATTTATATATCAGACTCTTTTTCTGGTGGGTTGGTATTTGTACCATTATTGCTGGAGTTGTAGGAGTTAGTAATATTATGCTAATTATAGTGAAAGAACGTACAAAAGAAATTGGAATTAGAAAAGCACTTGGCGCTTCGCCATTTTCTATCATTTCTATGATTCTTCACGAATCGATATTTATTACAACAATTGCTGGTTTTGTTGGTTTACTTGGAAGTTTGCTATTGTTAGAATTTGTTGGGCCAATGGTTCAGAGCGAATTTTTTAGAAATCCAGAAGTAGATTTTAGTGTGGCATTAACCACCTTAGTATTGCTTGTTTTTGCAGGCGCAATGGCTGGATTTTTCCCAGCTTACAGAGCGGCCAAAATTAAACCTATTGTAGCACTTAGAGACGAATAATTATGTTTAGTAAAGATAATTGGGACGAAATTTTACAGGCTTTAACAGCAAATGTATTCAGAACGATACTGACTGCTTTTGGTGTGTTTTGGGGAATATTTATTTTGGTAATATTACTTGCAGCAGGAAATGGTCTGGAAAATGGTGTGAAAAAAGGATTTGATGGAATTGCCACAAATACAATGTTTATGTGGAGTCAGACAACGTCTAAAGCATACAAAGGTTTGCCAAAAATACGTCGTTACGATTTTAGAAATAGCGATGTCGCAGCGTTAAAACAAGCGATACCTGATTTGTTGTATGTTTCGCCGAGAAATCAACTTGGAGATTTTAACGGAACAAATAATGTTGTTAGAGGAACAAAAACTTCTGCTTTTACAATTTATGGCGATTATCCAGAATTGATTAAGCAACAGCCAATGGACATTATTAAAGGGCGTTTTGTAAATCAGCAAGATATTAATGAACGAAGAAAAGTAGCTGTAATCGGGAAAGGCGTTATTAGCGAACTTTACGGAAAAGAAGAAGAAGCTGTTGGAACTTATATAAAGATTAATGGGATTAATTTTATGGTTGTTGGAGTTTACAGGTCTAAACAGCAAGGAGGAAATGCCGAACAAGAGCAAAAGAATATTTTTATTCCATTTACAACCTTTCAGCAGGCTTTCAACTATGGAGATAAAGTTGGTTGGATGGCATTGACGGCAAAAGATGAATCTTCTATAACAGAGTTAAAACCAAAAATTTTAGAGATTATTAAAGCTTTACATTCAGTTAATCCGACGGATGAGCGTGCAGTCGGGAATTTTGACTTGTATGAGCAATTTAACAAAGTGCAAAGTCTATTTAATATCCTAAAAGTGATTGCTTATTTTGTTGGAACCTTAGTTCTGATTTCTGGAGTAATCGGAATTTCTAATATCATGCTTATTGTGGTTAAAGAACGTACAAAAGAAATTGGAATTAGAAGAGCTTTAGGAGCAACACCAGCAAATATTAGAGCGCAAATATTATCAGAATCTATATTTTTAACCATTATTTCTGGAATGCTAGGAATAGCCGTCGCCACAGGAATCATTGCACTTTTAAACATGGCGTTAGATTCCATGCCCCCCGGCGGAGACACTATGTTTGCAAATCCGAGTGTAGATTTAAGAGTAGTGTTTGTGGCGTTATTAATATTAGTAGGTTCAGGATTGCTTGCCGGATTTATTCCAGCCCAGACTGCCATTAATGTTAAACCAGTAGATGCTTTAAGAACAGAATAAAATTATCAATCAAAATAAATCGATTAAACCAAAAACAAATGAAAAAAGGAGTAACGGTAACCATTTTAATATTTATTGCAATTGTATTTTTTGGCGCACTTTATTATTTGTATGCTAAAAATCAAGAACCGCCAGTTGTATTTAAAACGGAGAAAGCAGAAATTAAAACTATCGTAAAGAATACCATTGCGACAGGAAATATTCAGCCTGATGAGGAAGTTCTAATCAAACCAAATATCTCAGGAATTATTGAAGAAGTTTATATTAAAGCGGGAGAAAAAATCAAAGCGGGAGATATGATTGCTAAAATTAGAGTTGTAGCAAATGTTTCTAATGTAAGCAGTACTCAAAATCAAGTTACAACGGCAAAAATTGCTTTAGATAATCAAGAAAAACTTTATAAAAGACAAAAAACATTGTTTGAAAAAGATGTTATTTCTGCAAATGATTTTGATGCCGCTCAAGTTGCTTACAATCAGGCAAAACAAACTTACTTGGCTGCAAAACAAAGTTTAGATATTGTGAAAACAGGAACAACTTCTTCATTCGGAACTTATGCAAATACTTTGATTCGTTCGACAGTAAACGGAATGGTTCTAGATGTTCCAGTAAAAGTTGGGAATCAGGTAATTGAAAGTAATAATTTTAACGAAGGAACAACAATTGCTAGTGTTGCAGATGTTGGAAGAATGATTTTTATTGGAAAAATCGATGAATCTGAAGTTGGAAAAATCAAAGAAAAAATGCCAATTGAAATCACAATTGGAGCTATCGAAAATAAAAAATTTGAAGCAGTTTTAAACTACATAGCACCAAAAGGAGTAACTGAAAATGGCGCAATTCAGTTTGAAATAAAAGCGCAGATGATCAATAGAGATGATACTTTTATCAGAGCTGGATTGAGTGCAAATGCTTCTATTATTTTAGAAAAAGCAGATAAAATTCTAGCTATTAAGGAATCATTGGTTCAATTTGACAAAAAAACACAAAAGCCTTATGTGGAAATTGAAACAGCTCCGCAAAAATTTCAGAGAAAAGATTTGGTTCTTGGAGTTAGCGACGGAATCTACGTTCAAGTTAAAAGTGGGATAAAAGATACAGATAAAATTAAAATCTGGAATCAAGGCTTAATTAATGAAACGGATAAGGAAAAAAAATAAGCTAATTTGAAAGTTTAAGGATCTTTTTGGTTTTAAAAAATGTTAAATTTGCGTGGTTCGGTTTACTGCGCTTTCATTAAAAAAATATGAAAATAAATAAATATAATAGTCTGGTTTTTGCGATGTTATTCGGTTTCGGATTAACTAGCCAAGCGCAATCAAAAAAATGGACTTTGGAAGAATGTGTTCGATACGCATTAGAAAATAATATTACGATAAAATTGACAGAGTTAGATTTGAAATCTGCTGCAATTGATAAAAAAGGTGCAATTGGAAATTATCTTCCGGCTGTAAATGCAAATGCATCTCACTCTTGGAATATCGGTTTGAACCAGAATATTACCACAGGTTTACTTGAAAACCAAACTACACAATATTCTTCTGTAGGAGCTTCTGTAGGAGTTGATATTTACAAAGGACTTCAAAATCAGAATAATTTAAGAAGAGCAAATCTTTCTATTGTCGCTTCAAAATATCAATTGTTAAAAATGCAAGAGGATATTTCTTTGAATGTTGCAAGCGCATTTCTACAAATTTTATCTAATAAAGAAGATTTAAAAGTTAAAAAAGAACAATTAGCGATTGATGAAAAACGCTATACACGTTCTGAAGAAATGGTAAATGCCGGAACAATTCCGCGTGGAGATTTGTTCGATTTAAAAGCAACGGTTGCTACTGACAAGCAAAATATTGCAGTTTCTGAAAATAACTTATTGATTTCGAAATTAAGTTTAGCGCAGCTTTTGCAATTAAAAGAATTTGCTGATTTTGATGTAGTTGAGGATAATAAATTGGATGATCAAAATAATATTTTATCGCAATCTCCAATTGAAATTTATGATAAAGCGAAAGAAATTAGAACAGATTTAAAATTAGCACAAACCAACCTTGAAATTGCAGAAAAAAATGTCGCTATAGCAAAAGGAGCTTATCAACCAACATTAAGTGCTTTTTATAATTTTAATACCAGAGCGAGTTATTCTGATATCATAACAGGTTCTACTTTAAACACAGCAAATCCAACGACTCAGATTGGATATGTAGAAGGAACAAATCAGCCAGTTTTAAGAGATAATTATTCGTCTGTTTTAGGTAATGCACAGCCTATTTTGGATCAGTTTAATGATAACAAAGGACAATCTTTTGGATTACAGCTTTCTGTTCCGATTTTTAATGGTTTTTCGGCACGAAATAATGTTGAAAGAAATAAGGTAAGTTTAGAGAAATCTAAAATAGATTTAGAACAAAAAAGTTTAGATTTACAGCGTAATGTTTATACTGCATTTACAGATGCAAAAGCAGCTTTAAACACTTACGAGGCTTCGACAGTTACTTTAGAAGCTAGACAGCAAGCATATAATTTCGCTAAAGAAAAATATGATGTAGGTTTGATGAACGCATTTGATTTTACGCAAGCGCAAACATTGCTGACTAATGCACAATCTGATGTAATTCGAACAAAATACGATTACATGTTTAAAATTAAAATACTTGAATTTTATTTCGGAATTCCAATTGTTCCAATTATTACAAAATAATTTATTATGTCAAAAAAAACAATTTATTTCTTAGTAGGTGGAGCTGTAGTGCTCATTATAGCTTTAATCGGTCTTTCTAAGGCAGGAGTAATAGGAAATAAGGAAGAAGGAAAAGAAGTAGAAACAGCAAAAGTAATGGCTTCAACAATTGTTGAAACGGTTTCTGCAACAGGTAAGATTCAACCAGAAATTGAAGTTAAAATTTCGCCAGAAGTTTCGGGAGAAATTATTTTGCTAAATGTAAAAGAAGGACAAGTTGTTAAAAAAGGAGAATTATTAGTAAAAATTAATCCTGATTTATATACTTCTAGCTATAATCGTTCAGTTTCTAATTTATCTGGTTCTAAAGCTGGCTTAACACAGTCTGAGGCGAGCTTTAAAGAAGCTAAAGCTAATTATGATCGTAATAAAACATTGTACGACAAAGGTGTAATTTCGAGATCGGATTGGGATAAGGCAATCGCATCTTTTGAAGTAGCAAAAGCAACAAAGCAGAATTCCTACTATAATGTTCAAAGTGCTTCTGCTTCGGTAAATGAAGCCAGAGATAATTTAGGTCGTACAACTATTTATTCTCCGGCAGACGGAACAATTTCTGTTTTGAATGTGGAATTAGGAGAAAGAGTTTTGGGAACACAACAAATGGCAGGAACAGAGCTTCTACGTGTAGCAAACCTTAATAATATGGAGGTTGAAGTAGACGTAAACGAAAATGATATTGTAAAAATTAAAATTGGAGACGAAGCAAATGTTGAAGTAGATGCCTATTTAAAAAAGAAGTTTAAAGGAATTGTAACTAGCATTTCTAACTCAGCAAGTACAACACTTACTTCAGATCAGGTAACTAATTTCAAAGTAAAAGTTCGTATTTTAAAAGAATCTTATCAGGATCTTTTGGAAGGAAAACCAAATACATATTCGCCTTTTAGACCAGGAATGACCGCAACGGTTGATATTATTACAACAACAAAATCGAATGTTTTGGCAGTGCCTATCAGTTCTGTTGTTGTAAAATCGGATACTACAGCGGTAAAAGAAATTACCATAGAAGTTCCAGACGATGAGAAAAAAACAGCTCCAAAGAATGATAAAAAATTCGAGTGTGTTTTTGTGAAAGTGGGTGACAAAGCTCAAATAAGAGTAATTAAAACAGGAATTCAAGACGATACAAATATTGAGGTAATGTCTGGATTAAAAGCTGGCGATGTTGTTATTACTGGACCTTATACAACTGTTTCTAAAGATCTTAATTCTGGAGATAAGGTAAAACTTAAAAAAGCAGAAGCTCCTAAAAAATAATAAAAAGAATTCAATAATATTTTAAAAATTTAATACTTTGTCTTTTATTCTCAACATCGAAACTGCTACTAAAAATTGTTCTGTATCTGTCGCAAAAGATGGAAAAACAATTGCTTGCAACGAGCTAGCTGACGAAGGATATTCGCATGCAGAAAAACTTCATGTTTTTATTGAAGAAGTAAT encodes the following:
- a CDS encoding DUF4403 family protein, with the protein product MKLTSIITILTAYILLIGCSSSQKLETLKPEPDDASPLIYDISPSFINLPITIKLTDIENQTNAVLNGLIYEDNTIDDDDIEMKIWKQAPIKIQNDPSNPDKKLKTILPLKANIKYRIGTKKLGVELYDVREFNLNGTITLSSEAALTNWKLTTKTEFKSIDWSESPTMNVFGKNMPITYLINPAISIFKNKLEKKIDEAIEKSMDFKPNVLQAVEKICTPFQMSETYESWLRIVPIEIYSTNAKLKNDSFLLDMGMKCNMETIVGKQPESKFNANKIVLKPATKIPNQISANIAAISSYVDASKIMTKNFAGQEFGSGSKKVTVKNVSIWHKNGKMVIALDVLGSINGTLYLNGFPQYNPQTKEIYFDKLDYVLDTKSKLMRTASWLGQGYILRKMEESCRYSIQPNLEEGKKSMAGYLKNYSPMPGVFVNGKMEDIQFDKIQLTNQAIIAFIKINGTVNVSVNGLK
- a CDS encoding TolC family protein gives rise to the protein MKINKYNSLVFAMLFGFGLTSQAQSKKWTLEECVRYALENNITIKLTELDLKSAAIDKKGAIGNYLPAVNANASHSWNIGLNQNITTGLLENQTTQYSSVGASVGVDIYKGLQNQNNLRRANLSIVASKYQLLKMQEDISLNVASAFLQILSNKEDLKVKKEQLAIDEKRYTRSEEMVNAGTIPRGDLFDLKATVATDKQNIAVSENNLLISKLSLAQLLQLKEFADFDVVEDNKLDDQNNILSQSPIEIYDKAKEIRTDLKLAQTNLEIAEKNVAIAKGAYQPTLSAFYNFNTRASYSDIITGSTLNTANPTTQIGYVEGTNQPVLRDNYSSVLGNAQPILDQFNDNKGQSFGLQLSVPIFNGFSARNNVERNKVSLEKSKIDLEQKSLDLQRNVYTAFTDAKAALNTYEASTVTLEARQQAYNFAKEKYDVGLMNAFDFTQAQTLLTNAQSDVIRTKYDYMFKIKILEFYFGIPIVPIITK
- a CDS encoding ABC transporter permease → MFNIERWQEIFEAISKNRLRTFLTGISVASGIFILVILLGAGKGLQNGIEKQFERDAAGIIEVWSGTTTKEYKGLNPGRQIQFRNSDYNQSVQKFEDKLDLRASTQNYWGQSFAYGKESGNYQYRGVNPDYGGIENLTIVQGRYVNAKDIESNAKVAVIGMKLKTDLLKDKNAIGEEILINNISFKVVGVFTDPGGEREETRAYLPLTTVQKTFGAGDKISNLFFTLKKTDNYDEALAQSEKFTQDLKNLLKSKNMVAPEDDSGIGAYNSVKDAKQFYDLNLYIRLFFWWVGICTIIAGVVGVSNIMLIIVKERTKEIGIRKALGASPFSIISMILHESIFITTIAGFVGLLGSLLLLEFVGPMVQSEFFRNPEVDFSVALTTLVLLVFAGAMAGFFPAYRAAKIKPIVALRDE
- a CDS encoding efflux RND transporter periplasmic adaptor subunit, with amino-acid sequence MKKGVTVTILIFIAIVFFGALYYLYAKNQEPPVVFKTEKAEIKTIVKNTIATGNIQPDEEVLIKPNISGIIEEVYIKAGEKIKAGDMIAKIRVVANVSNVSSTQNQVTTAKIALDNQEKLYKRQKTLFEKDVISANDFDAAQVAYNQAKQTYLAAKQSLDIVKTGTTSSFGTYANTLIRSTVNGMVLDVPVKVGNQVIESNNFNEGTTIASVADVGRMIFIGKIDESEVGKIKEKMPIEITIGAIENKKFEAVLNYIAPKGVTENGAIQFEIKAQMINRDDTFIRAGLSANASIILEKADKILAIKESLVQFDKKTQKPYVEIETAPQKFQRKDLVLGVSDGIYVQVKSGIKDTDKIKIWNQGLINETDKEKK
- a CDS encoding efflux RND transporter periplasmic adaptor subunit translates to MSKKTIYFLVGGAVVLIIALIGLSKAGVIGNKEEGKEVETAKVMASTIVETVSATGKIQPEIEVKISPEVSGEIILLNVKEGQVVKKGELLVKINPDLYTSSYNRSVSNLSGSKAGLTQSEASFKEAKANYDRNKTLYDKGVISRSDWDKAIASFEVAKATKQNSYYNVQSASASVNEARDNLGRTTIYSPADGTISVLNVELGERVLGTQQMAGTELLRVANLNNMEVEVDVNENDIVKIKIGDEANVEVDAYLKKKFKGIVTSISNSASTTLTSDQVTNFKVKVRILKESYQDLLEGKPNTYSPFRPGMTATVDIITTTKSNVLAVPISSVVVKSDTTAVKEITIEVPDDEKKTAPKNDKKFECVFVKVGDKAQIRVIKTGIQDDTNIEVMSGLKAGDVVITGPYTTVSKDLNSGDKVKLKKAEAPKK
- a CDS encoding ABC transporter ATP-binding protein yields the protein MIEIKDLHKSYKMGSSELHVLKGINFNIEEGELVAIMGSSGSGKSTLLNILGILDEADSGSYILDKTPIKKLNETIASRYRNKFLGFVFQSFNLINYKSALDNVAMPLYYQGIKRKERYEIAMKYLEKVGLGTHSHHLPSELSGGQKQRVAIARALASNPKVLLADEPTGALDTKTSYEVMELIQGINDEGKTILIVTHEPDIAAMCKRNVVLKDGLIIDDKKVEQVRASSYV
- a CDS encoding ABC transporter permease — protein: MFSKDNWDEILQALTANVFRTILTAFGVFWGIFILVILLAAGNGLENGVKKGFDGIATNTMFMWSQTTSKAYKGLPKIRRYDFRNSDVAALKQAIPDLLYVSPRNQLGDFNGTNNVVRGTKTSAFTIYGDYPELIKQQPMDIIKGRFVNQQDINERRKVAVIGKGVISELYGKEEEAVGTYIKINGINFMVVGVYRSKQQGGNAEQEQKNIFIPFTTFQQAFNYGDKVGWMALTAKDESSITELKPKILEIIKALHSVNPTDERAVGNFDLYEQFNKVQSLFNILKVIAYFVGTLVLISGVIGISNIMLIVVKERTKEIGIRRALGATPANIRAQILSESIFLTIISGMLGIAVATGIIALLNMALDSMPPGGDTMFANPSVDLRVVFVALLILVGSGLLAGFIPAQTAINVKPVDALRTE